In Prunus dulcis chromosome 1, ALMONDv2, whole genome shotgun sequence, the following are encoded in one genomic region:
- the LOC117614755 gene encoding elongation of fatty acids protein 3-like encodes MTQSIKYWLSEHPTIVNFRWSTTQSWGSTWSFLFTAIPAYIAVATTLHLILTVFRRRRPVPLGIIPAVHSLGMALISAVIFAGILVSAAAEIRDTRWLWRRTKTTPFQWFLCFPLGTRPSGRVFFWSYVFYLSRFLHLFRTFFTVLGRRRLTFFHLFNQSILIFMSFLWLEFSQSFQVLAILSTTLLYSVVYGYRFWTAIGLPGACFPFVVNCQVVLLGCNLVCHVGVLSLHILKGGCNGMGAWVCNSVLNGAILLLFLKFYVKMYLTNSNVGKVESLGTHLGSGSESNPKHEREVVIVKEKRC; translated from the coding sequence ATGACTCAGAGCATCAAGTACTGGCTATCGGAGCATCCAACAATCGTAAACTTCCGATGGAGCACCACCCAATCATGGGGCTCCACGTGGTCCTTCCTCTTCACCGCCATCCCCGCCTACATCGCCGTCGCCACCACCCTCCACCTCATCCTCACCGTCTTCCGCCGCCGACGCCCCGTCCCACTCGGCATAATCCCAGCCGTGCATAGCCTCGGCATGGCCCTAATCTCCGCCGTCATCTTCGCTGGCATCCTGGTCTCCGCCGCTGCCGAGATTCGCGACACCCGCTGGTTATGGCGGCGCACCAAGACCACCCCATTCCAGTGGTTCCTCTGCTTCCCGCTCGGGACCCGCCCTTCGGGTCGCGTCTTCTTCTGGTCCTACGTCTTCTACCTCTCTCGGTTCCTCCATCTGTTCCGCACGTTCTTCACCGTCCTAGGCCGCCGTAGGCTGACCTTCTTCCACCTCTTCAACCAGTCGATCCTCATCTTCATGTCGTTCCTCTGGCTCGAGTTCTCTCAGTCGTTTCAGGTCCTGGCCATACTCTCCACCACTCTGCTTTACTCAGTGGTCTACGGGTACCGGTTCTGGACTGCAATCGGGTTACCCGGCGCCTGTTTCCCTTTCGTGGTGAATTGCCAGGTGGTGTTGCTTGGCTGCAACTTGGTTTGCCATGTTGGGGTGCTTTCGCTGCACATTTTGAAAGGCGGGTGCAATGGGATGGGAGCCTGGGTGTGCAATTCGGTGCTCAACGGCGCCATTCTTTTGCTCTTTTTGAAGTTCTACGTGAAGATGTATTTGACAAATTCAAATGTGGGTAAAGTGGAGAGTTTGGGCACGCATTTGGGTTCTGGTTCGGAGTCAAACCCTAAGCATGAGCGTGAGGTTGTCATTGTTAAGGAAAAACGTTGTTAA